AAAGCGCTGGACAAAACAGCTTGCCAGTATGTATGTCCGAATGATCTTATGATTTTAGATAAGGAGAAAATGAAAGCATATAATCAAGAGCCTGATATGTGTTGGGAATGCTATTCTTGCGTAAAAATATGCCCACAGCAAGCTATCGATATTAGAAGTTATGCTGATTTTGTACCTATGGGGGCAAGCGTAGTTCCTTTACGTGGTTCGCAGGATATTATGTGGACAGTTAAGTTTAGAAATGGATCAATTAAAAGATTTAAGTTTCCTATAAGAACTACTGCTGAAGGCCAGATAGAAATTTCTGGTGGGTTTAATCCGGGTAAAGATGATTTAGATAGCCAAGCATTATTTACTGAGCCAGAATCTTTAGGTTTGGATAATATTCCAACACCTAAAAAATAAATTGGAGGT
This genomic interval from Desulfurella sp. contains the following:
- the aprB gene encoding adenylyl-sulfate reductase subunit beta, coding for MPSFVITEKCDGCKALDKTACQYVCPNDLMILDKEKMKAYNQEPDMCWECYSCVKICPQQAIDIRSYADFVPMGASVVPLRGSQDIMWTVKFRNGSIKRFKFPIRTTAEGQIEISGGFNPGKDDLDSQALFTEPESLGLDNIPTPKK